One segment of Methylocella silvestris BL2 DNA contains the following:
- the lspA gene encoding signal peptidase II: MSPRVLGALVAALTLAADQANKLWLIFVYGIEQRQPIALAPFLDVVYAKNPGISYSLLSARTDFQRYALLGLTLAATIFMILWLWRSTSKLIACALGLIIGGALGNAYDRAAYGFVADFYHFHVGSFSWYVFNLADAAIVAGVALLLYDSLFSARGAGTGGKSRGEGASAL, translated from the coding sequence GTGAGCCCACGCGTTCTTGGGGCGCTCGTCGCCGCCCTGACCCTCGCGGCCGATCAGGCTAACAAGCTCTGGCTGATCTTCGTCTATGGCATCGAACAGCGCCAGCCGATCGCGCTGGCCCCCTTCCTCGATGTCGTCTACGCCAAAAATCCGGGCATTTCCTATTCGCTGCTCAGCGCCCGGACCGATTTTCAGCGCTACGCTTTGCTGGGCCTCACCCTCGCCGCCACGATCTTCATGATCCTCTGGCTGTGGCGTTCGACCTCAAAGCTGATCGCCTGCGCGCTCGGTTTGATTATCGGCGGCGCGCTTGGCAACGCCTATGATCGCGCGGCCTACGGCTTCGTGGCCGATTTCTATCATTTCCACGTCGGCTCCTTCTCCTGGTATGTGTTCAACCTCGCCGATGCGGCGATCGTCGCCGGCGTCGCTTTGCTCCTTTATGATTCCCTGTTCAGCGCCCGCGGCGCGGGGACAGGCGGCAAAAGCCGGGGCGAGGGCGCTTCGGCGCTATAG
- a CDS encoding M16 family metallopeptidase — MSFAPPQASSLTPSAEAPAKPSGPVIGQAKLANGLEIVVIPDHRSPVVTHMVWYRNGSADDPLGKSGIAHFLEHLMFKGTSTHPQGEFSQLVADSGGQENAFTSNDYTAYFQRVARDQLAVCMEYEADRMKNLVLTDEIVAPEREVVLEERRMRTDSDPSDQLNEAVQAALFTQHPYGRPIIGWNHEIESLDRSDALAYYDRFYTPENAILVVAGDVSTEEVVELAEKIYGPIPARGEPPKRERPREPEQRAHRLVTLADEKVEQPAHHGVYLVPSYHTAAPGVAEALEVLGHLLGAGHTSLLFKNLVIDQKIAVGAGAHYLGSAVDDTRFYVYAVPAEGVSLERLDAAIDEIIARVAAEGVDEADFKRAKTRLIADAVYAQDNQASLARWYGASLATGLSIEDVTQWPQRIDAVAREDVRQAARLLDKKRSVTGFLLSAPAGDEAPRDGLEAALTA, encoded by the coding sequence ATGTCCTTCGCCCCTCCCCAAGCATCTTCCCTCACGCCATCGGCGGAGGCGCCGGCGAAGCCTAGCGGACCCGTGATCGGCCAGGCGAAACTCGCCAATGGCCTCGAGATCGTCGTGATCCCCGATCACCGCTCGCCGGTGGTGACGCATATGGTCTGGTACCGCAACGGCTCGGCGGATGATCCGCTCGGCAAGTCGGGCATCGCCCATTTCCTTGAACATCTGATGTTCAAGGGAACCAGCACGCATCCCCAGGGCGAATTTTCCCAGCTCGTCGCCGATTCCGGCGGCCAGGAAAACGCCTTCACCTCCAATGATTACACCGCTTATTTCCAGCGCGTCGCGCGCGACCAGCTCGCCGTCTGCATGGAATATGAAGCCGACCGCATGAAGAATCTGGTGCTGACCGACGAAATCGTCGCCCCTGAGCGCGAAGTCGTTCTCGAAGAGCGCCGCATGCGCACCGATTCAGACCCCTCCGATCAGCTCAACGAGGCGGTGCAGGCGGCCCTTTTCACGCAGCACCCCTATGGGCGGCCGATCATCGGCTGGAACCATGAGATCGAGAGCCTCGACCGCTCCGATGCGCTCGCCTATTACGACCGTTTCTATACGCCGGAGAACGCCATTCTCGTCGTCGCCGGGGATGTTTCGACGGAGGAAGTCGTCGAACTCGCCGAAAAAATTTACGGGCCGATCCCGGCGCGCGGCGAGCCGCCGAAACGGGAGCGTCCGCGCGAGCCGGAGCAGCGCGCCCATCGCCTTGTCACGCTGGCCGACGAGAAAGTTGAGCAGCCCGCGCATCATGGCGTCTATCTGGTGCCGTCCTATCATACGGCGGCGCCCGGCGTCGCCGAGGCGCTGGAAGTGCTTGGCCATCTGCTTGGCGCCGGCCACACCAGCCTTCTGTTCAAGAATCTCGTGATCGATCAGAAGATCGCGGTCGGCGCGGGCGCGCATTATCTTGGCTCGGCCGTCGACGATACGCGCTTTTATGTCTACGCCGTGCCGGCGGAAGGGGTCTCGCTCGAGCGGCTTGACGCTGCGATCGACGAGATCATCGCGCGCGTCGCGGCCGAAGGCGTCGATGAAGCCGATTTCAAGCGCGCAAAGACCCGCCTGATCGCCGACGCCGTCTATGCGCAGGACAATCAGGCCTCTCTCGCGCGCTGGTATGGCGCGTCGCTGGCGACAGGCCTTTCCATCGAAGATGTGACGCAATGGCCGCAGCGCATCGACGCCGTGGCGCGCGAGGACGTGCGCCAGGCGGCGCGGCTGCTCGACAAGAAGCGCAGCGTGACCGGCTTCCTTCTGTCGGCGCCGGCCGGAGACGAAGCTCCGCGCGACGGGCTCGAAGCGGCGCTGACCGCCTGA
- a CDS encoding M16 family metallopeptidase gives MTPTAALETPAPLKPAESRSRAAQVQKIVSSGGVEAWLVEDYAVPLVAVEFAFKGGASQDPAGKPGTANLLSGLLDEGAGPYDAEGFHRALDEDAIELSFSADRDNFHGRLQTLSRNVAPAFSLMRLAVNEARLDDEPFKRVSSQIAASLKREVNDPDHVASRAFREKAYLGHPYGRPVRGDLDVLPTLTRDDLVDLRTAVFARETLKIAVVGAIDAEALKRHLDDVFGALPQAAGLIATPEAEFSSLGQRFVVDVDVPQSTIRFGRPGLAQRDPDFFAGMVVNHVLGGGVFSARLFREVREKRGLAYSVYSQLLNYDHGAMLYGGTSTKNERAAESMAVIEAEIRNLSEVGPTEEELDKAKKYLIGSYALRFDTSTKIASQLLHLQTDGFDVDQLDERNRRIAAATMEDAKRAAKRLFGDASLLVAVAGRPVGM, from the coding sequence ATGACACCGACCGCAGCCCTTGAAACGCCTGCCCCGCTCAAGCCAGCCGAATCCCGTTCACGCGCCGCGCAGGTGCAAAAAATTGTCTCCAGTGGCGGAGTCGAAGCCTGGCTCGTTGAGGATTACGCCGTTCCGCTCGTCGCCGTTGAATTCGCCTTCAAGGGCGGCGCGTCGCAAGATCCTGCGGGCAAGCCGGGTACGGCCAATCTTCTGTCGGGGCTGCTCGACGAAGGCGCGGGTCCCTATGACGCCGAAGGCTTTCATCGCGCGCTGGACGAGGACGCGATCGAACTCTCCTTCTCCGCCGATCGCGATAATTTTCACGGCCGGCTGCAGACTCTCTCGCGCAATGTCGCGCCGGCCTTCTCGCTGATGCGGCTCGCGGTCAATGAGGCGCGGCTTGACGACGAGCCGTTCAAGCGCGTGTCGTCGCAGATCGCCGCCAGCCTCAAGCGGGAAGTCAATGATCCCGACCATGTCGCGAGCCGCGCCTTCCGCGAAAAGGCCTACCTTGGCCATCCCTATGGACGGCCCGTGCGCGGCGACCTCGACGTGCTGCCGACCTTGACCCGCGACGATCTTGTCGATCTCCGGACGGCGGTTTTTGCGCGCGAGACGCTGAAAATCGCCGTCGTCGGCGCGATCGACGCTGAGGCGCTGAAGCGCCATCTCGACGATGTGTTCGGCGCCCTGCCGCAGGCGGCGGGGCTGATCGCAACGCCCGAGGCGGAGTTCAGCAGCCTGGGACAGCGCTTTGTCGTCGACGTGGACGTTCCGCAATCGACAATCCGCTTCGGCCGGCCGGGCCTCGCCCAAAGGGATCCCGATTTCTTCGCGGGCATGGTGGTCAACCATGTGCTCGGCGGCGGCGTCTTCTCGGCGCGCCTGTTCCGCGAGGTGCGCGAAAAGCGCGGCCTTGCCTATTCAGTCTATTCGCAGCTTCTGAACTACGACCATGGCGCGATGCTCTATGGCGGCACTTCGACCAAGAATGAGCGCGCCGCCGAGTCGATGGCGGTGATCGAGGCCGAAATCCGCAATCTGTCCGAGGTCGGCCCGACTGAGGAAGAACTCGACAAGGCGAAGAAATATCTGATCGGCTCTTATGCGCTGCGCTTCGACACGTCGACCAAGATCGCCTCGCAGCTGCTTCATCTGCAGACGGACGGTTTCGACGTCGATCAATTGGACGAGCGCAATCGCCGGATCGCGGCGGCGACCATGGAGGACGCCAAGCGCGCCGCCAAGCGCCTGTTCGGCGACGCCAGCCTGCTGGTGGCCGTGGCGGGACGCCCTGTGGGGATGTAG
- a CDS encoding GNAT family N-acetyltransferase, translating to MERSTFAPGQPPGCGLIIRDADEKDMAPALAIYAHHVLHGLATFEETPPTIGEFAARRAAALEQGLPFLIAALDGTIVGYSYAAEYRARTAYRHTIEDSVYVAVGLGGRGVGTMLLAALIERCEAGPWRQMIAVIGDSGNAGSIALHKNLGFAHRGTLRSVGRKLGQWIDTVLMQRPLGAGDASIPGEGEGAKQM from the coding sequence ATGGAGAGATCCACCTTCGCGCCGGGTCAGCCGCCGGGTTGCGGGCTCATCATCCGCGACGCGGATGAGAAGGATATGGCGCCGGCCTTGGCGATCTACGCCCATCACGTCCTGCATGGCCTCGCGACGTTTGAGGAAACGCCTCCCACAATCGGCGAATTCGCCGCGCGCCGCGCCGCCGCGCTGGAACAAGGCCTGCCCTTTCTTATTGCGGCGCTCGACGGGACAATCGTCGGCTACAGCTACGCTGCGGAATATCGGGCGCGAACCGCTTATCGGCATACGATCGAGGATTCGGTCTATGTCGCTGTCGGCCTTGGCGGACGCGGCGTTGGAACGATGCTGCTCGCAGCGCTCATTGAACGCTGCGAGGCGGGCCCATGGCGGCAGATGATCGCCGTGATCGGCGACAGCGGCAATGCAGGATCGATCGCCCTGCACAAGAACCTCGGCTTCGCGCATAGAGGGACGCTGCGCTCGGTCGGGCGAAAACTTGGCCAATGGATCGATACGGTGCTGATGCAACGCCCGCTCGGCGCGGGCGACGCTTCGATTCCCGGCGAAGGCGAGGGCGCAAAGCAGATGTGA
- a CDS encoding pyrroloquinoline quinone-dependent dehydrogenase, which yields MRHRLFRAAALVLAGFGLSVSWTARSDCVLAAEVTSADLLAAEANQDEWLTNGRSFSNLRFSPLSEINTANVQTLVPKWIYQTGKAATFQATPLVSDGVIYLSEPFSSVSAIDARTGEKIWRYEHKLPAQKLCCGPANRGVALGEGKVFVATVDARLIALDAKSGEIVWNVLLAAPDAGTAEDKAALANIAGAGSRAATGQSGVGANSAPLYYDGKVFIGVTGVGYGLHLESERPGAPLGTVVGLAGKYGSSGFLAAFDAATGDRIWQFDSTQAGWEGDFVEKTAYGVPLPRDISREKADMAQFPDAWRTGGGTVWHTPALDPALGLLYFGIGNPSPQATGDGRPGDNLYTVSLVAVDVETGKLRWHFQQVPHDLWGYDVASPPSLFDVEIGGKIIPAVGQASKLGWYFVNDRRDGKFLFKSDAFVPQDNLFTAPTPEGVTIAPGVGGGVNWSPAAVDAAKGIAYVAAMHLPTTFKTAVLPAHDGKPPVAYTTAEPAIAPNWGVLAALDLKQNGKILWSHQTPQPLVGGALATAGGLVFTGEGNGFFDAFDAASGALLWRFNCGAGVNAPPISYAIGGRQYIAVAAGGSAIWGYPQGDALLVFALPQGLPVKGE from the coding sequence TTGCGCCATCGCCTGTTTCGCGCCGCCGCCTTGGTCTTGGCCGGCTTTGGCCTGTCCGTTTCCTGGACCGCGCGTTCCGATTGCGTCCTCGCCGCCGAGGTCACATCCGCCGATCTCCTGGCGGCGGAGGCCAATCAAGACGAGTGGCTCACCAATGGGCGCAGCTTCTCCAATCTGCGCTTTTCGCCGCTGAGCGAGATCAATACGGCGAACGTCCAGACTCTCGTTCCGAAATGGATCTACCAGACCGGTAAGGCGGCGACCTTTCAGGCGACCCCGCTCGTGTCGGACGGGGTGATCTATCTCTCCGAACCCTTTTCCAGCGTTTCGGCGATCGACGCCCGCACGGGCGAAAAAATCTGGCGCTATGAGCACAAGCTGCCGGCGCAGAAACTTTGCTGCGGCCCGGCCAATCGCGGCGTCGCGCTGGGCGAGGGAAAGGTTTTCGTCGCAACCGTCGACGCCCGCCTGATCGCGCTCGACGCGAAATCGGGCGAGATCGTCTGGAATGTTCTGCTCGCCGCGCCGGACGCCGGCACGGCCGAGGATAAGGCCGCGCTCGCCAACATCGCCGGCGCCGGCTCGCGCGCCGCCACCGGCCAGAGCGGCGTCGGAGCCAATTCCGCGCCGCTTTATTACGACGGCAAGGTGTTCATCGGCGTCACCGGCGTCGGCTATGGGCTGCATCTGGAAAGCGAGCGCCCCGGCGCGCCGCTCGGCACCGTCGTCGGCCTCGCCGGCAAATATGGGAGCTCCGGCTTTCTCGCCGCCTTCGACGCGGCGACGGGAGACAGGATCTGGCAATTCGATTCGACGCAAGCGGGCTGGGAAGGCGATTTCGTCGAAAAAACCGCCTATGGCGTCCCGCTGCCGCGCGATATTTCGCGCGAAAAAGCCGATATGGCGCAATTTCCCGACGCCTGGCGCACCGGCGGCGGCACGGTCTGGCATACGCCAGCGCTCGATCCGGCCCTCGGCCTTCTCTATTTTGGCATCGGCAATCCCTCGCCGCAGGCGACCGGCGACGGCAGGCCGGGCGATAATCTCTACACCGTCTCGCTCGTCGCGGTGGATGTCGAGACCGGCAAGCTGCGCTGGCATTTCCAGCAAGTGCCGCATGATCTTTGGGGCTATGACGTCGCGAGCCCGCCTTCGCTGTTCGACGTCGAGATCGGCGGAAAGATCATTCCCGCCGTCGGTCAGGCGAGCAAGCTCGGCTGGTATTTCGTCAATGACCGGCGCGACGGCAAATTTCTGTTCAAATCGGACGCCTTCGTCCCGCAGGACAATCTATTCACGGCGCCGACGCCCGAAGGGGTGACGATCGCCCCCGGCGTCGGCGGCGGGGTCAATTGGTCGCCGGCCGCCGTCGATGCGGCCAAAGGGATCGCCTATGTCGCGGCGATGCATCTGCCGACGACATTCAAGACCGCCGTTCTTCCGGCGCATGACGGCAAGCCGCCCGTCGCCTATACCACCGCCGAGCCGGCCATTGCTCCGAATTGGGGCGTCCTGGCCGCGCTCGATCTCAAGCAAAACGGCAAGATTCTCTGGAGCCATCAAACGCCGCAGCCCTTGGTCGGCGGCGCGCTGGCGACGGCGGGCGGACTTGTCTTTACCGGCGAGGGAAATGGATTTTTCGACGCCTTCGACGCCGCCTCCGGCGCGCTGCTCTGGCGTTTCAACTGCGGCGCGGGCGTCAATGCGCCGCCGATTTCCTATGCGATCGGCGGCCGGCAATATATCGCCGTCGCCGCCGGCGGCAGCGCGATCTGGGGCTATCCGCAGGGCGATGCTCTGCTCGTCTTCGCGCTGCCCCAGGGGCTGCCCGTCAAAGGCGAATGA
- the mutL gene encoding DNA mismatch repair endonuclease MutL, translating into MPVRRLDPVLIDRIAAGEVIERPASALKELIENALDAGARRIDVAIEAGGRKLIRVVDDGCGMAPEDLDLAVERHATSKLPEGDLSSIETLGFRGEALPSIGSVAALEIFSRAMGSAVGARVKVDCGVKEGPAPAAQPQGTRVEIRDLFAGTPARLKFLRTDRAEARASAEIVERLAMAHPQVRFGFASSDVRGFDLAACADSPEGRLTRFSAVLGKDFRDNALFVEAEREGVRLQGFAGLPTWHRASAAAQHVFVNGRPVRDRLLLGAARAAYMDFLPSGRHAALVLFLTCDPREVDVNVHPAKAEVRFRDPGLTRGLIVGALKQTLADAQHRASPVNGASALDVLARRGPGFSGAGGPANWDWRRSPANPGFDAAALAGFAEAPAAAFAAVESLAADTRANAAAPSLEDLEAPLGAARAQIHETYIVSQTRDGIVIVDQHAAHERLVYERLKAARAGSKAPRQALLIPAIVELARAEVEAILDAAVLLAEFGLIIEPFGPGAVAVTETPALLQDPDPTRLARDLAAALVEDDGAAALERRFNLVLATMACHNSVRAGRRMRPEEMNALLRDMERTPGSGQCNHGRPTYVELKLADVEKLFGRR; encoded by the coding sequence ATGCCCGTCCGCCGTCTCGATCCCGTCTTGATCGACCGCATCGCCGCGGGCGAGGTGATTGAGCGTCCCGCGTCCGCGCTGAAGGAGCTGATCGAGAATGCGCTCGACGCCGGGGCGCGCCGCATCGACGTCGCAATCGAGGCGGGCGGCCGCAAGCTGATCCGCGTCGTCGACGACGGCTGCGGCATGGCGCCGGAGGATCTCGACCTCGCGGTCGAGCGCCACGCCACCTCGAAGCTGCCGGAAGGCGATCTCTCTTCGATCGAAACGCTCGGATTTCGCGGCGAAGCTTTGCCTTCGATCGGCTCGGTCGCGGCGCTGGAGATTTTTTCGCGCGCGATGGGCTCCGCCGTCGGCGCGCGCGTCAAAGTCGATTGCGGCGTCAAGGAAGGGCCGGCGCCGGCGGCGCAGCCGCAGGGCACGCGGGTCGAAATCCGCGATCTCTTCGCGGGAACGCCGGCGCGGCTCAAATTCCTGCGCACCGACCGCGCCGAGGCGCGGGCCAGCGCCGAAATCGTCGAGCGGCTGGCGATGGCGCATCCGCAGGTGCGGTTCGGCTTCGCCTCAAGCGATGTGCGCGGCTTCGATCTTGCCGCCTGCGCCGATTCGCCCGAGGGGCGGCTCACGCGCTTTTCCGCCGTTCTTGGCAAGGATTTCCGCGACAATGCGCTTTTTGTCGAAGCGGAGCGCGAAGGCGTGCGCCTGCAGGGCTTCGCCGGCCTGCCGACCTGGCATCGCGCCAGCGCCGCCGCGCAGCATGTTTTCGTCAACGGCCGGCCGGTGCGCGACAGGCTGCTGCTCGGGGCGGCGCGCGCGGCCTATATGGATTTTCTCCCGTCCGGCCGCCATGCCGCTCTCGTTCTGTTCCTGACCTGCGATCCGCGCGAAGTCGACGTCAATGTGCATCCAGCCAAGGCCGAAGTGCGCTTTCGCGATCCGGGCCTCACTCGCGGTCTGATCGTCGGCGCGCTGAAACAGACGCTTGCCGACGCGCAGCATCGGGCCAGTCCGGTCAATGGCGCCAGCGCGCTCGATGTTTTGGCGCGGCGCGGCCCTGGATTTTCCGGCGCCGGCGGCCCGGCAAATTGGGACTGGCGCCGATCCCCGGCAAATCCTGGGTTTGATGCGGCGGCTTTGGCTGGCTTCGCAGAGGCTCCGGCGGCCGCCTTTGCGGCGGTCGAAAGCCTCGCCGCCGATACGCGCGCGAACGCGGCGGCCCCATCGCTCGAAGATCTGGAGGCGCCGCTCGGCGCCGCGCGGGCGCAGATCCATGAGACCTATATTGTGTCGCAGACCCGCGACGGGATCGTCATCGTCGATCAGCACGCCGCCCATGAGCGGCTGGTCTATGAGCGGCTGAAGGCGGCCCGGGCGGGGAGCAAAGCGCCGCGGCAGGCGCTGCTCATTCCGGCGATCGTTGAACTGGCGCGGGCGGAGGTCGAGGCGATTCTCGACGCCGCGGTGCTGCTCGCCGAATTCGGCCTCATCATCGAGCCCTTCGGCCCCGGCGCCGTCGCCGTCACCGAGACCCCTGCCTTGCTGCAGGACCCGGACCCGACGCGGCTCGCGCGCGATCTGGCCGCGGCGCTCGTCGAGGATGATGGCGCGGCGGCGCTGGAGCGCCGCTTCAATCTCGTGCTCGCGACCATGGCCTGCCATAACAGCGTGCGCGCCGGCCGGCGCATGCGGCCCGAAGAAATGAACGCCCTTCTGCGCGACATGGAGCGCACGCCGGGCTCAGGTCAATGCAACCACGGCCGCCCGACCTATGTCGAACTCAAACTCGCCGACGTCGAGAAGCTGTTCGGGCGAAGATGA